The genomic interval GCCGCTGTTCGAGCCGCTGGGTTTTAACTGGCAGATGTGCATCGCCCTGATTCCGGCCATGGCCGCGCGCGAGGTGGCGGTCAGTGCGTTGGCCACCGTGTACGCGGTCAGCGGCGGCGATGCCGTGCTGGGCAATTCGCTGGCCCACAGCTGGAGCCTGCCGGTGGCATTGGCCTATCTGGCCTGGTTCGTGTATGCGCCGCAGTGCCTGTCGACCATTGCCGTGGTGAGGCGCGAGACCAACTCCGCACGGGCCACGCTGGTGTTTACCGCTTATCTGTTTGCGCTGGCCTACGTCGCGGCGCTGCTGGTGCGGCAACTCTCGGCATTCTGGGCGTGAAAGAGGGAGTGCGATTATGGCGGGTCAATGGATGCAGGGCGTCGTCGTCGGACTGATGGTCGCCTGTGCGGTGCTCTACCTGCTGCGCAAGTATCTGCCATGCAGCCGCAGGGCCAAGGGGCGCGGCGACTGCGCGAACTGCTCCGGCGATGGGTGTCATTGACGACTTGTCTGGCCTGCTCCGCAGGTCGGGGTGGTCCGCAGGGCGTAGCCCCGCGCGACGGTGCCTGCCGGGTGAGCGGTTAGGTTACGCTACGCTAACTGGATCTACAGTAGTTGCCGCGGGGTGGAGGAGCCGAAACATGCGTGTCTGGATCGATGCCGACGCCTGCCCGCGGGCGGCCAAGGATCTGGTGATCAAGTTCGCCCTGAAGCGCAGTTTCGAAGTGCTGCTGGTGGCCGGTCAGAGCCAGGTCAAGCCGGCATTCGCCTGCGTACGGCTGATCGTGGTGCCGAGTGGTCCCGATGCAGCCGACGACTATCTGGT from Azotobacter salinestris carries:
- a CDS encoding FeoB-associated Cys-rich membrane protein, producing the protein MAGQWMQGVVVGLMVACAVLYLLRKYLPCSRRAKGRGDCANCSGDGCH